The Chitinophagaceae bacterium nucleotide sequence TTTCACAACTCCTCAATGTATCTTTAGTTTTCTTAACAATAGCTTATAAAAAATGGCCCAAAAGAAAGTTAAAAAAATATTTGTATTAGACACCTCAGTCATTATTTACAACCATAATGCAATTAATACTTTTCAGGACAATGATGTAGCCATACCTATTACTGTACTGGAAGAACTCGATAATTTTAAAAAAGGAAACGATAGCAAAAACTTTGAAGCCAGGGAGTTTATTCGGATTGTGGATAAGCTGTCCGACCACAACAAGCTCAATGAATGGATGCCGCTTAACGGTAAAACAAAAGGAAACTTTAAAGTAATTATGGAACCCGGAGCCGGGGCTGAGATTGATGCACAAAAAATATTCGGAGATATAAAAGCTGATCATAAAATACTGAATACCACTCTTTTACTGCAAAAAGAACATCCCGATAAAAAAGTGATTTTAGTTTCTAAAGACATCAATCTGCGGTTAAAAGCAAAATCCTTAAATGTCCATGCTGAAGATTACGAAACCGGGAAGATAAAAAATATAGATACCCTTTTTACCGGAAAATCTATTATTGAAAATGTCAATCCGGAGACCATAGACAAATTGTATGCTGAAAATGAAATTGAATTCAAAGAAATCACCAAAACAACTCCTACCCCTAATCAGTTTTTTATATTAAAAAGTAATAAAACCTCTGCGCTTTGTTACTACAACCATGACAAAGGGAAAATCGAAAAAATAGAAAAAAAGCAGGCTTACGGAATTCAGCCAAGAAATGCTGAACAGGTTTTTGCTTTACATGCAATTGCAAACCCGGATATAAAACTCGTAACCCTTCAGGGAGTTGCCGGTACCGGAAAGACATTACTTGCTTTAGCAGGGTCTCTGATGCAAAGACGTGACTTCAGACAAATATATCTAGCCAGACCGGTTGTTCCTTTGAGTAATAAAGACATTGGCTATTTACCGGGAGACATCAAGTCAAAGCTTAATCCTTATATGGAACCACTTTGGGATAATCTCAAAACCATACAAAATCAGTATAACGAAAAAGATAAGGATTTTAAAAACATCACTGAAATGCTTGACTCCGAAAAGCTAATGATTACGCCCCTTGCTTATATCAGAGGCCGAAGCATCAGCAATATCATCTTTATAATTGATGAGGCTCAAAATCTAACCCCTCATGAAATTAAAACCATTATAACCCGAGCCGGAGAAAACACAAAAATTATTTTTACCGGTGATATTTTTCAGATAGACACTCCTTATCTGGATACCCAAAGCAATGGTTTATCTTATCTTATTGACAAGTTTAAAGGCCAAAGTGTTTACAGCCATATAACCCTTGAAAAAGGTGAACGTTCAGCCTTAGCTAATCTCGCAAACGATTTACTATAGAGATGCAAAATTTCCTGTTTAGTGTGCGACGTAGACGAACCTTTACACAAAACAGGAATGGTTAATTTGAACAATAGAACATCTGAATGAAGAAATCAGAATTTCGAATGTTACTGAAATCAACTTTTGATTCTGTACTTTTTACTTCACTATTCGATTGTTCGAATGTTCTATTATTCAATTATTTTAAAAACCCTGATTCTGTAAATGTTGGTAGATGCATGCAGCAAATTAAAAACTACTCCTTGAAACAAAAATTTAGAATCGGGTGACCCATTGCACAAAACAGGTAGCAAACGACTTATTGTAAATTCGCAATTTACCTGGTAGATTCAACCGTAATTGATTCTTCTTTTTTCTGCGATATATTTTTTTCGGCTATGGCAGATGCTATATCTTTCATCAAATGCGGGCCTTCGAATATCATTCCGGTTATCATTTGTAAAAGGTCTGCCCCCGCATCTAATTTTTCCATAGCATCAGAAACCGTAAGGATTCCTCCACAACCAATAATAGTAAAACGATCCTTCCAGTTTTCTTTTGTTTTTCGAATCAGTTCAGTAGATAATTTCCGGCAGGTTTTACCGCTTAATCCTCCCCTATAGTTTTCCGGAGCTTCTTCAGGGAAGTCAGCATCTTCATATTTTTTGTTTAAATTCCCGATAACCACACCCTGAACCGGATATTTATCAATGACACTAAGCAGTTCATTAAATTCTTCCCATTTAAGATTAATAGGCATCTTTATATACACCGGCTTTTTTGTAGGTATTTGGGTAAGTTTATTCAATAGAGGCTCAAGCATCTCTGGTGTAGTAAAGCTTTCACCGCCGTGAACATTCGGACATGAAATATTAATCGTATAAAAATCCCCGATTTGCTCTTCATTCAATCGCCTGAAAGAATAACAGTAATCTTCAATTCCTTCTTCCATACTTGCACTTTGTGCATCATTGGTTTTGGCAATACTAATGCCCCAAATAAATCCTACGGGCTTTTTTGTCTTTTTAAGGTGTTGAATAATTGCTTCTACACCATCATTTTTAAGCCCTTTATAGACAACCAATGCCTGAGATTTAATCATTCGCTTTAGTCTGGGCTTTTCATTTCCTTTACAAGGCCGAGCAGTTACTGAGCCAATTTCTTCTCCTCCAAAACTGATACAGTCCAAAACATGGGCCAGCTTCCCATTGTAATCAAATCCGGCAGCTAATTGAAGCGGTAAATTATATTTTATTCCATCGACCTCCTTTTCAATAGAAGGACCTTTGTATTTGTAGGCTGAGGCTAATAGATGCCTGCCCAAACTCCATTTCCCGGCCTGATTTCCCAGTTTCACAAAAACATCATGCACATATTCAGGATCCATCTTGAATAGAATCGGTTTAAGCGCTTTTTTATATAATAATCGTATCATTAATAATTGAACTCATATAATGCTAAATTATTGTACGAACTAAAAGCAAATTTATGGCTGCTTAATGAAAGTAAATCAACTCATTAAACTCAGAAACAAACTTTTTCTTTCATTTTACTTCACTATTCGATTGTTCAATTGTTCTATTATTCAATTGTTTTAAAACCCTGATTCTGTAAATGTTGGTAGATGCATGCAGCAAATTAAAAACTACTCCTTGAAACAAAAAATTAGAACCGGGTGACCCATTGCACTAAACAGCAATGGTTGACTTGAACAATTGAACATCTGAATGAAGAAATCAGAAATTAGAACGTTACTAAACGTAACCCGTTTCTTTACTTTTTTGCTTATACAATATTTATACTTTTTTTATTTTATTTTACTTCAATATTCGATTGTTCAATTGTTCGAATGTTCTATTATTCAATTTTTTTAAAATCCTGATTCTGTAAATGTTAGTAGATGCATGCAGCAAATTAAAAAACTACTCCATGAAACAAAAATTAGAACCGGGTGACCCATTGCACAAAACAGGAAAAAATGACGAATTCTTTAACAAAAACCTTCAAACAAGTATTCAAAAAATTATACTAAAAAGGGTATCCGATAGCAATATTTAAAATCAAATTTTCTCTGAGCCACTCTCTTTTGAAAGGATTTATATCTGAAATAACCCACGCTTCTTCCAGCATCGGATTTCTAAGCGGGAAAGCCAGGTCAAAACGAAGTACAAAAAAGCTTAAATCAATTCTTAGACCAATTCCTGCACCTACGGCCAATGTTTCATAAAAATCATCCGGGTAAAACTTTTTCTCTTCTTCCACATCGAGATGTGCCCATTGCCATATATTGCCTATATCTGTAAATACGGCACCCTTAAACATGCCTGAAATAGGAAACCGATACTCAATATTTGATTCAAGTTTAATTTCACCTGTCCGGTCAAAGTAACTTATTTCCTCCTCCGGTGCATAGCTGCCCGGGCCAAGTCCTCTCGGCCTGAATGCCCTGATACTATTTGATCCACCGGTAAAAAACTGATAGATATAAGGCAAATACTCTCCGTTACCATAAGGTAAACCGGCACCGGCAAACAAACGAAAAACCAGTGTAGAAGATGAAAACTCTCCGAGATTCCAATATAAACGATAATCAAAATCAGATTTTATAAACTGATTGAAATTGCTACCAATAAATGTATAGAGACCTTCATCATTTTTTTCACTTACTATACTATTTATGCCTGAAAGTACATTTCCTGCTGTCTCTATATTAACATTGAGGTAGTGCCGAAACATTCTACTTTCCTTCATTTGTGAATTATAGAAAAAAGAATACCCCAATCCCAGAATAAACTGTTCTTCAAAAGACCGCTCTAAAAAAGGATTTCGTTCCAATTCTTCGCGAAAATCATCTGAAATATTATTTAATTGTAAAAAACGTAGCTGAAAAGGACTAATCACATGCCGAATTGTCTGAGTGTGTGGAATGCTGTACTGATACCTTAGGTTATAGTTATTCATTCTAAAAAATCCAACTCTGTTTATCAGCTGAAACCCGGCAGAAATGGTGGTTTTAGGTAAGCTCCATGTATTTCGCTGATTAATAAAATTCCGGGGTAGCAAACGAGGGAATTCCAAGCCTGTTTCCAATGAGAAATCATAGGCAAATAAACCTTGAAAATCACCGCCAATCTGTGTTTCAAAACCAAAGCTACCTTCAACATAA carries:
- a CDS encoding PhoH family protein produces the protein MAQKKVKKIFVLDTSVIIYNHNAINTFQDNDVAIPITVLEELDNFKKGNDSKNFEAREFIRIVDKLSDHNKLNEWMPLNGKTKGNFKVIMEPGAGAEIDAQKIFGDIKADHKILNTTLLLQKEHPDKKVILVSKDINLRLKAKSLNVHAEDYETGKIKNIDTLFTGKSIIENVNPETIDKLYAENEIEFKEITKTTPTPNQFFILKSNKTSALCYYNHDKGKIEKIEKKQAYGIQPRNAEQVFALHAIANPDIKLVTLQGVAGTGKTLLALAGSLMQRRDFRQIYLARPVVPLSNKDIGYLPGDIKSKLNPYMEPLWDNLKTIQNQYNEKDKDFKNITEMLDSEKLMITPLAYIRGRSISNIIFIIDEAQNLTPHEIKTIITRAGENTKIIFTGDIFQIDTPYLDTQSNGLSYLIDKFKGQSVYSHITLEKGERSALANLANDLL
- a CDS encoding quinone-dependent dihydroorotate dehydrogenase, translating into MIRLLYKKALKPILFKMDPEYVHDVFVKLGNQAGKWSLGRHLLASAYKYKGPSIEKEVDGIKYNLPLQLAAGFDYNGKLAHVLDCISFGGEEIGSVTARPCKGNEKPRLKRMIKSQALVVYKGLKNDGVEAIIQHLKKTKKPVGFIWGISIAKTNDAQSASMEEGIEDYCYSFRRLNEEQIGDFYTINISCPNVHGGESFTTPEMLEPLLNKLTQIPTKKPVYIKMPINLKWEEFNELLSVIDKYPVQGVVIGNLNKKYEDADFPEEAPENYRGGLSGKTCRKLSTELIRKTKENWKDRFTIIGCGGILTVSDAMEKLDAGADLLQMITGMIFEGPHLMKDIASAIAEKNISQKKEESITVESTR